The following are encoded together in the Lusitaniella coriacea LEGE 07157 genome:
- the gltX gene encoding glutamate--tRNA ligase, protein MTVRVRIAPSPTGNLHIGTARTAVFNWLFARRHGGQFILRIEDTDTERSRPEFTQNILDGLTWLGLNWQEGPFFQSQRLDLYRQAVQTLLDKGLAYPCYCTPEELTEMREAQKARKEAPRYDNRHRNLTPQQREEFAAQGRKPVIRFMIDDDRAIVWDDNVRGKVSWKGRDLGGDMVIARASGGEEPFGQPLYNLAVVVDDVDMTITHVIRGEDHIANTAKQILLYEALGSKVPEFAHTPLILNQKGQKLSKRDGVTSIFDFKEMGFMPEAVANYMTLLGWTPPDFTQEIFTLSEAAEQFDLNRVNKAGAKFDWDKLDWLNSQYLRRMPTEELVDLLVPYWQEAGYEFDLERDRDWLEEIARIIAPSLTRLPNAIEESRLLFGDDLAFNEKGLAQIQQEGVADILRAVIEELDNYPQFSQENAKSIINRVTKEQKVKKGMVMKSLRAGLTGELQGPDLMQSWLLLHQRGIDKQRLQQAVAQAQSN, encoded by the coding sequence ATGACCGTTAGAGTTCGTATTGCACCGAGTCCCACCGGAAACCTCCATATCGGAACCGCCCGAACCGCCGTTTTTAATTGGCTGTTTGCCCGTCGCCACGGGGGTCAATTCATCTTGCGGATTGAAGATACCGATACCGAGCGATCGCGTCCGGAATTCACTCAAAACATCCTGGATGGACTCACTTGGTTGGGACTCAATTGGCAGGAAGGCCCTTTCTTCCAATCCCAGCGTCTCGATCTCTATCGCCAAGCGGTTCAGACTCTTTTAGATAAAGGGCTTGCTTATCCCTGCTATTGCACCCCAGAAGAATTAACCGAAATGCGGGAAGCGCAAAAAGCGAGAAAAGAAGCCCCTCGCTACGACAACCGTCACCGCAACCTCACCCCTCAACAACGGGAAGAATTTGCCGCACAAGGACGCAAACCCGTGATTCGCTTTATGATTGACGACGATCGCGCGATTGTTTGGGACGATAACGTTCGGGGAAAAGTCTCCTGGAAAGGAAGAGATTTAGGGGGCGATATGGTTATTGCGCGGGCATCCGGTGGTGAAGAACCCTTCGGACAACCCCTCTACAACCTCGCCGTAGTCGTGGATGATGTAGATATGACCATTACCCACGTCATTCGCGGTGAAGATCATATTGCCAATACCGCCAAACAAATCCTTCTCTACGAAGCTTTGGGGTCAAAAGTACCGGAATTTGCCCACACGCCCTTGATTTTGAATCAGAAAGGTCAAAAACTCTCGAAGCGAGATGGCGTAACCTCGATTTTCGATTTTAAGGAAATGGGCTTTATGCCAGAGGCGGTTGCAAACTACATGACTCTCTTGGGCTGGACTCCCCCAGATTTTACCCAAGAAATTTTCACCCTTTCTGAAGCCGCAGAACAATTTGACCTCAATCGCGTCAACAAAGCAGGGGCAAAATTTGACTGGGACAAGCTCGATTGGTTGAATAGTCAATATCTTCGTAGAATGCCCACAGAAGAACTTGTTGACTTGCTCGTTCCCTACTGGCAAGAAGCGGGATATGAATTCGATCTCGAACGCGATCGCGACTGGTTAGAGGAAATTGCTCGAATTATTGCCCCCAGTCTCACCCGTCTTCCCAATGCCATAGAAGAAAGTCGCCTGCTTTTTGGTGATGACCTCGCGTTTAATGAAAAAGGACTCGCTCAAATCCAACAGGAAGGCGTTGCTGATATTCTCCGCGCCGTTATCGAAGAGTTGGACAATTACCCCCAATTCAGTCAAGAAAACGCCAAAAGCATCATCAATCGAGTGACCAAAGAGCAAAAAGTCAAAAAAGGAATGGTGATGAAATCCTTACGGGCGGGTTTAACCGGAGAATTGCAAGGTCCCGATCTAATGCAGTCTTGGCTTTTACTCCATCAGCGCGGGATCGACAAACAACGCTTGCAACAAGCCGTAGCCCAAGCACAATCCAACTAA